DNA sequence from the Lycium barbarum isolate Lr01 chromosome 5, ASM1917538v2, whole genome shotgun sequence genome:
ATGTATTCAATTGTAAGCAACCGCGTTACAAAGCATGAAACAGCTCCATAATGGACAACAGCAGCACACGAAGAGGGCAAAACATCAACCAAGTGCGTAAGAGCCCGGGCAGCAAGAAGCATAATATCAGGATTGTTCTCGTTATTGAGCAGTCCTACAAGTACCGGTACAAACGAATCCATAGAATTTCGGTATTCGGGAAATACCGAATTACCAAACTTataattaccgaataccgaataccgaactttttaaattttattacCGAAAACCGAATCGAAAAtcga
Encoded proteins:
- the LOC132639511 gene encoding E3 ubiquitin-protein ligase UPL3-like; this translates as MDSFVPVLVGLLNNENNPDIMLLAARALTHLVDVLPSSCAAVVHYGAVSCFVTRLLTIEYMDLAEQSLQALKKISQEHPIACLRAGAQ